From the Lathyrus oleraceus cultivar Zhongwan6 chromosome 4, CAAS_Psat_ZW6_1.0, whole genome shotgun sequence genome, one window contains:
- the LOC127074726 gene encoding uncharacterized protein LOC127074726 encodes MPHRTRPMTALLLFTSLNAVLCATITPVYDFVCFLPYWERRRERRRLEREASNHQRM; translated from the exons ATGCCTCATAGAACCAGACCCATGACTGCACTCTTGTTGTTTACTTCGCTAAACGCAGTTTTGTGTGCAACCATTACACCCGTCTATGATTTCGTTTGCTTTCTTCCTTACTGGGAAAGAAGG AGGGAAAGGCGTCGTCTGGAACGTGAAGCTTCTAACCATCAAAGGATGTAG